A window from Apteryx mantelli isolate bAptMan1 chromosome 27, bAptMan1.hap1, whole genome shotgun sequence encodes these proteins:
- the SFPQ gene encoding splicing factor, proline- and glutamine-rich isoform X3 → MSRDRFRSRGGGGGGFHRRGGGGGRGGPNHDFRSPPPGMGMGQNRGPMGGGPQGPGGPPGGGPKPEPPKPPASTSAPPSSSSSAAATTAGPAGSQAGPGAPPPSAMPTGQPPQQQAQVSAPPSTPSGPGGQQQPQPKPSPSPTPAGGPKKGQGQSPGGGPKGPGGPPQGPGGPHKGGPGHRGGPGGEPRGRGQQHQGQQSLSSQQGPGGGGEKLSDEGFKANLSLLRRPGEKTYTQRCRLFVGNLPADITDEDFKRLFAKYGEPGEVFINKGKGFGFIKLESRALAEIAKAELDDTPMRGRQLRVRFATHAAALSVRNLSPYVSNELLEEAFSQFGPVERAVVIVDDRGRSTGKGIVEFASKPAARKAFERCTEGVFLLTTTPRPVIVEPLEQLDDEDGLPEKLAQKNPMYQKERETPPRFAQPGSFEFEYSQRWKSLDEMEKQQREQVAKNMKDAKDKLESEMEDAYHEHQANLLRQDLMRRQEELRRMEELHNQEMQKRKEIQLRQEEERRRREEEMMIRQREMEEQMRRQREENYSRMGYMDPRERDMRMGGATTMNMGAS, encoded by the exons aTGTCGCGGGATCGGTTCCGTAGCCgtggcggcgggggaggcggctTCCATCgacgaggaggcggcggcggccgcggaggcCCAAACCACGATTTCCGCTCTCCGCCGCCCGGCATGGGTATGGGCCAGAACCGCGGCCCCATGGGGGGCGgcccgcagggcccgggcggcCCGCCGGGCGGAGGCCCCAAACCCGAGCCTCCGAAGCCGCCCGCCTCGACCTCCGCTCCGCCTTCCTCGTCCTCTTCAGCCGCTGCCACCACGGCGGGGCCTGCCGGCAGCCAGGCcggcccgggggcgccgccgccgtccgCTATGCCCACGGGGCAGCCGCCGCAGCAGCAGGCCCAGGTGTCCGCGCCCCCCTCGACTCCTTCCGGCCcgggggggcagcagcagccgcagccgaAGCCGAGCCCCAGCCCCACCCCCGCCGGCGGCCCTAAGAAAGGACAAGGACAATCGCCCGGTGGCGGGCCCAAGGGACCGGGCGGCCCTCCGCAGGGGCCAGGCGGGCCGCACAAGGGCGGGCCGGGGcaccgcggcgggccgggcggggagccgcgcggccgcgggcagcagcACCAGGGACAGCAGAGCCTCTcctcgcagcagggcccgggcggcggcggcgagaagCTCTCGGACGAG GGCTTTAAAGCAAACCTGTCTCTTCTGAGGCGGCCCGGGGAGAAGACCTATACTCAGCGTTGCCGTTTGTTTGTTGGGAATTTGCCTGCTGATATCACAGATGAAGACTTCAAAAGATTGTTCGCCAAATATGGGGAGCCAGGAGAGGTTTTCATCAATAAGGGGAAAGGATTTGGATTCATTAAATTG GAATCCAGAGCTCTTGCAGAAATTGCAAAGGCAGAACTGGATGATACCCCTATGAGGGGTCGACAGCTTCGTGTTCGATTTGCCACACATGCTGCTGCCCTTTCAGTGCGTAATCTTTCACCCTACGTGTCCAACGAGTTATTGGAGGAAGCTTTTTCCCAGTTTGGTCCAGTGGAAAGAGCTGTTGTGATTGTGGATGATCGAGGCAGATCGACAGGAAAAGGCATTGTTGAATTTGcatcaaagccagctgcaagaaaagcATTTGAACGGTGTACTGAAGGAGTGTTTTTGTTGACAAC CACTCCCAGGCCAGTTATTGTGGAACCACTGGAGCAACTGGATGATGAAGATGGTCTTCCAGAAAAGCTTGCCCAGAAGAATCCGATGTATCAAAA ggaaagagagactCCTCCCCGTTTTGCTCAGCCTGGCAGTTTTGAATTTGAATATTCCCAGAGGTGGAAATCTTTAGATGAAATGGAAAAACAGCAGAGAGAACAAGTGGCAAAAAACATGAAAGATGCCAAGGACAAACTTGAAAGTGAGATGGAAGATGCTTATCATGAACATCAGGCAAACCTCTTGCGCCAAG ACCTTATGAGGCGTCAGGAAGAACTGAGACGTATGGAAGAACTTCATAATCAAGAAATGCAGAAACGCAAGGAAATTCAGCTGAG GCAGGAGGAAGAGCGTCGCAGACGGGAAGAGGAAATGATGATACGTCAGCGAGAAATGGAAGAACAAATGAGAAGACAGAGGGAAGAGAATTATAGTAGAATGGGTTACATGGATCCA agagagagagacatgagAATGGGTGGTGCCACCACAATGAACATGGGAG CGTCCTGA
- the SFPQ gene encoding splicing factor, proline- and glutamine-rich isoform X1: MSRDRFRSRGGGGGGFHRRGGGGGRGGPNHDFRSPPPGMGMGQNRGPMGGGPQGPGGPPGGGPKPEPPKPPASTSAPPSSSSSAAATTAGPAGSQAGPGAPPPSAMPTGQPPQQQAQVSAPPSTPSGPGGQQQPQPKPSPSPTPAGGPKKGQGQSPGGGPKGPGGPPQGPGGPHKGGPGHRGGPGGEPRGRGQQHQGQQSLSSQQGPGGGGEKLSDEGFKANLSLLRRPGEKTYTQRCRLFVGNLPADITDEDFKRLFAKYGEPGEVFINKGKGFGFIKLESRALAEIAKAELDDTPMRGRQLRVRFATHAAALSVRNLSPYVSNELLEEAFSQFGPVERAVVIVDDRGRSTGKGIVEFASKPAARKAFERCTEGVFLLTTTPRPVIVEPLEQLDDEDGLPEKLAQKNPMYQKERETPPRFAQPGSFEFEYSQRWKSLDEMEKQQREQVAKNMKDAKDKLESEMEDAYHEHQANLLRQDLMRRQEELRRMEELHNQEMQKRKEIQLRQEEERRRREEEMMIRQREMEEQMRRQREENYSRMGYMDPRERDMRMGGATTMNMGDPYASAAQKFPPLGGGGGIGYEANPGVGQAAMSGSMMGSDMRPERFGQGGAGPVGGQGPRGMGPGTPTGYGRGREEYEGPNKKPRF; encoded by the exons aTGTCGCGGGATCGGTTCCGTAGCCgtggcggcgggggaggcggctTCCATCgacgaggaggcggcggcggccgcggaggcCCAAACCACGATTTCCGCTCTCCGCCGCCCGGCATGGGTATGGGCCAGAACCGCGGCCCCATGGGGGGCGgcccgcagggcccgggcggcCCGCCGGGCGGAGGCCCCAAACCCGAGCCTCCGAAGCCGCCCGCCTCGACCTCCGCTCCGCCTTCCTCGTCCTCTTCAGCCGCTGCCACCACGGCGGGGCCTGCCGGCAGCCAGGCcggcccgggggcgccgccgccgtccgCTATGCCCACGGGGCAGCCGCCGCAGCAGCAGGCCCAGGTGTCCGCGCCCCCCTCGACTCCTTCCGGCCcgggggggcagcagcagccgcagccgaAGCCGAGCCCCAGCCCCACCCCCGCCGGCGGCCCTAAGAAAGGACAAGGACAATCGCCCGGTGGCGGGCCCAAGGGACCGGGCGGCCCTCCGCAGGGGCCAGGCGGGCCGCACAAGGGCGGGCCGGGGcaccgcggcgggccgggcggggagccgcgcggccgcgggcagcagcACCAGGGACAGCAGAGCCTCTcctcgcagcagggcccgggcggcggcggcgagaagCTCTCGGACGAG GGCTTTAAAGCAAACCTGTCTCTTCTGAGGCGGCCCGGGGAGAAGACCTATACTCAGCGTTGCCGTTTGTTTGTTGGGAATTTGCCTGCTGATATCACAGATGAAGACTTCAAAAGATTGTTCGCCAAATATGGGGAGCCAGGAGAGGTTTTCATCAATAAGGGGAAAGGATTTGGATTCATTAAATTG GAATCCAGAGCTCTTGCAGAAATTGCAAAGGCAGAACTGGATGATACCCCTATGAGGGGTCGACAGCTTCGTGTTCGATTTGCCACACATGCTGCTGCCCTTTCAGTGCGTAATCTTTCACCCTACGTGTCCAACGAGTTATTGGAGGAAGCTTTTTCCCAGTTTGGTCCAGTGGAAAGAGCTGTTGTGATTGTGGATGATCGAGGCAGATCGACAGGAAAAGGCATTGTTGAATTTGcatcaaagccagctgcaagaaaagcATTTGAACGGTGTACTGAAGGAGTGTTTTTGTTGACAAC CACTCCCAGGCCAGTTATTGTGGAACCACTGGAGCAACTGGATGATGAAGATGGTCTTCCAGAAAAGCTTGCCCAGAAGAATCCGATGTATCAAAA ggaaagagagactCCTCCCCGTTTTGCTCAGCCTGGCAGTTTTGAATTTGAATATTCCCAGAGGTGGAAATCTTTAGATGAAATGGAAAAACAGCAGAGAGAACAAGTGGCAAAAAACATGAAAGATGCCAAGGACAAACTTGAAAGTGAGATGGAAGATGCTTATCATGAACATCAGGCAAACCTCTTGCGCCAAG ACCTTATGAGGCGTCAGGAAGAACTGAGACGTATGGAAGAACTTCATAATCAAGAAATGCAGAAACGCAAGGAAATTCAGCTGAG GCAGGAGGAAGAGCGTCGCAGACGGGAAGAGGAAATGATGATACGTCAGCGAGAAATGGAAGAACAAATGAGAAGACAGAGGGAAGAGAATTATAGTAGAATGGGTTACATGGATCCA agagagagagacatgagAATGGGTGGTGCCACCACAATGAACATGGGAG atcCTTATGCTTCTGCAGCCCAGAAATTTCCACCTCTCGGAGGTGGTGGCGGCATAGGTTATGAAGCTAATCCGGGAGTTGGCCAAGCAGCCATGAGTGGTTCTATGATGGGAAGTGACATG CGTCCTGAACGCTTTGGGCAGGGAGGTGCGGGGCCTGTGGGTGGCCAGGGTCCTAGAGGAATGGGGCCTGGAACACCAACAGGATATGGTAGAGGGAGAGAAGAATATGAAGGCCCAAACAAAAAGCCCCGATTTTAG
- the SFPQ gene encoding splicing factor, proline- and glutamine-rich isoform X2, which yields MSRDRFRSRGGGGGGFHRRGGGGGRGGPNHDFRSPPPGMGMGQNRGPMGGGPQGPGGPPGGGPKPEPPKPPASTSAPPSSSSSAAATTAGPAGSQAGPGAPPPSAMPTGQPPQQQAQVSAPPSTPSGPGGQQQPQPKPSPSPTPAGGPKKGQGQSPGGGPKGPGGPPQGPGGPHKGGPGHRGGPGGEPRGRGQQHQGQQSLSSQQGPGGGGEKLSDEGFKANLSLLRRPGEKTYTQRCRLFVGNLPADITDEDFKRLFAKYGEPGEVFINKGKGFGFIKLESRALAEIAKAELDDTPMRGRQLRVRFATHAAALSVRNLSPYVSNELLEEAFSQFGPVERAVVIVDDRGRSTGKGIVEFASKPAARKAFERCTEGVFLLTTTPRPVIVEPLEQLDDEDGLPEKLAQKNPMYQKERETPPRFAQPGSFEFEYSQRWKSLDEMEKQQREQVAKNMKDAKDKLESEMEDAYHEHQANLLRQDLMRRQEELRRMEELHNQEMQKRKEIQLRQEEERRRREEEMMIRQREMEEQMRRQREENYSRMGYMDPRERDMRMGGATTMNMGDPYASAAQKFPPLGGGGGIGYEANPGVGQAAMSGSMMGSDMVKMQAE from the exons aTGTCGCGGGATCGGTTCCGTAGCCgtggcggcgggggaggcggctTCCATCgacgaggaggcggcggcggccgcggaggcCCAAACCACGATTTCCGCTCTCCGCCGCCCGGCATGGGTATGGGCCAGAACCGCGGCCCCATGGGGGGCGgcccgcagggcccgggcggcCCGCCGGGCGGAGGCCCCAAACCCGAGCCTCCGAAGCCGCCCGCCTCGACCTCCGCTCCGCCTTCCTCGTCCTCTTCAGCCGCTGCCACCACGGCGGGGCCTGCCGGCAGCCAGGCcggcccgggggcgccgccgccgtccgCTATGCCCACGGGGCAGCCGCCGCAGCAGCAGGCCCAGGTGTCCGCGCCCCCCTCGACTCCTTCCGGCCcgggggggcagcagcagccgcagccgaAGCCGAGCCCCAGCCCCACCCCCGCCGGCGGCCCTAAGAAAGGACAAGGACAATCGCCCGGTGGCGGGCCCAAGGGACCGGGCGGCCCTCCGCAGGGGCCAGGCGGGCCGCACAAGGGCGGGCCGGGGcaccgcggcgggccgggcggggagccgcgcggccgcgggcagcagcACCAGGGACAGCAGAGCCTCTcctcgcagcagggcccgggcggcggcggcgagaagCTCTCGGACGAG GGCTTTAAAGCAAACCTGTCTCTTCTGAGGCGGCCCGGGGAGAAGACCTATACTCAGCGTTGCCGTTTGTTTGTTGGGAATTTGCCTGCTGATATCACAGATGAAGACTTCAAAAGATTGTTCGCCAAATATGGGGAGCCAGGAGAGGTTTTCATCAATAAGGGGAAAGGATTTGGATTCATTAAATTG GAATCCAGAGCTCTTGCAGAAATTGCAAAGGCAGAACTGGATGATACCCCTATGAGGGGTCGACAGCTTCGTGTTCGATTTGCCACACATGCTGCTGCCCTTTCAGTGCGTAATCTTTCACCCTACGTGTCCAACGAGTTATTGGAGGAAGCTTTTTCCCAGTTTGGTCCAGTGGAAAGAGCTGTTGTGATTGTGGATGATCGAGGCAGATCGACAGGAAAAGGCATTGTTGAATTTGcatcaaagccagctgcaagaaaagcATTTGAACGGTGTACTGAAGGAGTGTTTTTGTTGACAAC CACTCCCAGGCCAGTTATTGTGGAACCACTGGAGCAACTGGATGATGAAGATGGTCTTCCAGAAAAGCTTGCCCAGAAGAATCCGATGTATCAAAA ggaaagagagactCCTCCCCGTTTTGCTCAGCCTGGCAGTTTTGAATTTGAATATTCCCAGAGGTGGAAATCTTTAGATGAAATGGAAAAACAGCAGAGAGAACAAGTGGCAAAAAACATGAAAGATGCCAAGGACAAACTTGAAAGTGAGATGGAAGATGCTTATCATGAACATCAGGCAAACCTCTTGCGCCAAG ACCTTATGAGGCGTCAGGAAGAACTGAGACGTATGGAAGAACTTCATAATCAAGAAATGCAGAAACGCAAGGAAATTCAGCTGAG GCAGGAGGAAGAGCGTCGCAGACGGGAAGAGGAAATGATGATACGTCAGCGAGAAATGGAAGAACAAATGAGAAGACAGAGGGAAGAGAATTATAGTAGAATGGGTTACATGGATCCA agagagagagacatgagAATGGGTGGTGCCACCACAATGAACATGGGAG atcCTTATGCTTCTGCAGCCCAGAAATTTCCACCTCTCGGAGGTGGTGGCGGCATAGGTTATGAAGCTAATCCGGGAGTTGGCCAAGCAGCCATGAGTGGTTCTATGATGGGAAGTGACATG GTGAAGATGCAAGCTGAATGA